From one Triticum urartu cultivar G1812 chromosome 3, Tu2.1, whole genome shotgun sequence genomic stretch:
- the LOC125546318 gene encoding protein SODIUM POTASSIUM ROOT DEFECTIVE 3-like, with product MASLLLKGVHKRLGLPSISISISCSSADATNIIASTTTTNGVGSSSGRAIDRHSPRLRDPHRSSTSKPPRPSTSTSSTKDSASSGDSKQQHGHGNNNKKKSTTAAAGTSEKRLVSPATSSRFLLNSSRLQSDDLDVLALPPPPPPSFIDVFPGGEGKPPSFIDAFPGDASLPLYFAKEAPSPVQQAETSSSSSSASSSSEITAVQEEEQQKAAVLARSSTTTERRTTQVVVLRVSLHCKGCAGKVKKHLAKMEGVTSFDIDIPSKKVTVVGDVTPLGVLTSVAKVKPAQFWPSQPYPPRASASF from the coding sequence ATGGCGTCTCTGCTTCTCAAGGGCGTTCACAAGCGGCTGGGCCTGCcgtccatctccatctccatctcctgCTCCTCCGCCGACGCCACCAACATCATCGcctcaaccaccaccaccaacgGCGTCGGCAGCAGCAGCGGCCGGGCCATCGACCGCCACTCGCCGCGCCTCCGCGACCCACACCGCTCCTCCACCTCCAAGCCGCCAAGGCCAAGCACCAGTACCAGTAGCACCAAAGACTCGGCGTCCTCCGGCGACTCCAAGCAGCAGCACGGTCACggcaacaacaacaagaagaagagcacCACTGCTGCTGCTGGGACTTCAGAGAAGAGGCTGGTAAGCCCGGCGACGTCGTCCAggttcctcctcaactcctcccGGCTGCAGTCCGACGACCTCGACGTCCTCGCGCTccccccgccaccgccgccgtcgtTCATCGACGTGTTCCCCGGCGGCGAAGGGAAGCCGCCGTCCTTCATCGACGCGTTCCCCGGCGACGCCTCGCTCCCTCTTTACTTCGCGAAGGAGGCACCGTCGCCGGTACAGCAAGCAGAgacctcctcgtcctcctcctctgctTCGTCGTCGTCCGAGATCACAGCCGTCCAAGAAGAGGAGCAGCAGAAGGCGGCGGTGCTGGCGCGGTCGTCCACGACCACGGAGAGAAGAACGACGCAGGTGGTGGTTTTGAGGGTGTCGCTGCACTGCAAGGGTTGCGCGGGCAAGGTGAAGAAGCACCTCGCTAAGATGGAGGGGGTGACGTCGTTCGACATCGACATCCCGAGCAAGAAGGTGACGGTGGTCGGCGACGTGACGCCGCTGGGGGTGCTCACCAGCGTCGCCAAGGTCAAGCCCGCCCAGTTCTGGCCGTCGCAGCCGTACCCCCCGCGCGCCTCCGCGTCCTTCTGA